The Vallitalea okinawensis genome includes a window with the following:
- a CDS encoding DUF6199 family natural product biosynthesis protein produces MNVLFGIVVIIISILNIAIPEEMAMFGERWKYRNAEPSDMNIFMTRLGGVIGIIVGIVIMFMGG; encoded by the coding sequence ATGAACGTATTATTTGGAATTGTTGTTATCATAATAAGTATTCTAAATATTGCAATACCTGAAGAGATGGCTATGTTTGGGGAGCGCTGGAAATACAGAAATGCAGAGCCCAGTGACATGAATATTTTTATGACACGATTAGGTGGTGTCATCGGTATAATTGTTGGTATAGTTATTATGTTCATGGGTGGATGA
- a CDS encoding TldD/PmbA family protein, which produces MMDNLLKYSLDEALKQGADHAECTLTKKTKWELNVSGKEITLLRTTDGRQLTIKAIKEQKKGSISTDKLDNEHIKKVISQVISNCESSKADDCYAIAPMEKASFIGHALEPDKEGMYVLLNNYLKDVKEKYPLIQMEPCIWTHISEEKQYANSNGAELYSKDGTYEFMAAMSAVDGEETSSFNFTGFLRNNVDQGILDCGSLDSILGELQGQIHTQSLGDKFTGTVILTPDVLQSIIGMYVNNFLTDGNLISGASPFKDKLDQQVASEHLTFMSNPLGPELSCGYHMTNDGFIAENQKIIEKGILKSYLLTLEGSNKTKLPRGKNHGDAFVIQEGHYTKEDLISSTDRGILLGRFSGGKPGSNGDFSGVAKNSYYIEKGEIKYPLSEVMISGNLIEMFKNINGISKERIDFGNALMPWISCSGITISG; this is translated from the coding sequence ATGATGGATAATCTTTTGAAATATAGTTTAGACGAAGCCCTTAAACAAGGAGCTGATCATGCAGAATGCACCTTAACTAAAAAAACAAAGTGGGAGCTCAATGTATCTGGTAAAGAGATTACACTTCTTAGAACTACCGATGGGCGCCAATTAACAATTAAAGCTATTAAGGAGCAGAAAAAAGGCAGTATCTCAACAGATAAGTTAGACAACGAGCATATTAAAAAAGTTATCAGTCAAGTGATAAGTAACTGCGAAAGTTCAAAAGCTGATGACTGTTATGCAATCGCACCAATGGAAAAGGCAAGTTTTATCGGTCATGCACTTGAGCCTGATAAAGAAGGTATGTATGTTCTCCTTAACAATTACTTGAAGGATGTCAAAGAAAAGTACCCCCTTATCCAAATGGAGCCCTGTATATGGACACATATCTCGGAAGAAAAACAATATGCCAATTCTAACGGTGCTGAATTGTACTCTAAAGATGGTACTTATGAATTTATGGCTGCTATGTCTGCTGTTGATGGAGAGGAAACCTCTTCCTTTAACTTCACAGGTTTCCTTCGTAATAACGTAGATCAAGGTATTCTTGACTGTGGTTCTTTAGATAGCATTCTAGGAGAACTACAGGGGCAAATTCATACTCAATCTCTTGGTGATAAATTTACTGGTACAGTTATTTTAACGCCTGATGTTCTACAATCCATTATAGGGATGTATGTTAACAATTTCTTAACGGATGGGAATCTTATATCTGGTGCCAGCCCTTTTAAAGATAAATTAGACCAACAAGTGGCTAGCGAGCACCTCACCTTCATGTCCAATCCTCTTGGACCTGAACTCTCATGCGGTTATCATATGACTAACGATGGTTTCATCGCTGAGAATCAAAAGATTATAGAAAAGGGTATTCTTAAATCTTACCTATTAACGCTTGAGGGCTCCAATAAAACTAAATTACCTCGTGGGAAAAATCACGGTGATGCCTTTGTTATTCAGGAAGGTCACTATACAAAAGAGGATCTTATTAGCTCTACTGATCGTGGTATTCTCCTTGGAAGGTTTTCAGGTGGAAAGCCTGGCAGTAATGGTGATTTTTCAGGTGTTGCAAAAAATAGCTATTACATTGAAAAGGGGGAAATTAAATATCCTCTAAGTGAAGTCATGATATCTGGTAATCTTATTGAGATGTTCAAAAACATTAACGGTATTTCTAAAGAGAGGATTGACTTCGGTAATGCTCTTATGCCTTGGATTTCATGTTCTGGAATAACCATCTCTGGATAA